The sequence GTCTCCAGTTTATGCTTATTTTGTTCTGGGGGAAGTTAGTTCTGTGTATTCTCTTGCTATTTGAAAAGATGTCTTATTATTCCCTTggtttttacttatttttacaCTAACCCTGTTGTATAACAtggttcatttatttatttatgtgatTCTTTCTTCCTGTGTCCTGTTACTTCATTGTTGCATGCACATTATCTACATGCAGTGAAATTATTTGTGTaccctgtgcttttctccaTGGATGGGAGATGTCTGtgtgctgggaatgctgcattGTCCCTTTTTCATATAATGTTTCTGCCTGGAACTTGAGACTCAGAGAAAACCTCTGTTAACCTGCAggtgggcagcagagctgtcaaAGCAAGGCTCTGAACAGGCAGCcaagaaacatttcattttgcaTAACCTCACCTGCATGTTGGTGACAGTTCCTTGCTGGATTAGCCCACACCATAGATAGTGTGGTCTTTTTTAATGGACCCATCAGAACTAAACCATAATTGTTACttaagaaaaattgaaaaaaatttatttcagtaacGTATAATATTTATACTTTGAATCAGGGGTGATTCTGCATGAAACTAAGATGCACTGGTGTAATTAAATCCCCTTATCTTTTGAAAATATGTGATCTCCACTAAAAATCTAGAactgtgggaaaaaaaccaacaaaacatccagtaaaccaaaaaaaacccaaaaaaccaactgTGTTGCTTCACTAAGCTGCATGTAATAAAGTGCTGAATTACATGGACAGATATTTCATGAAGGTTATTTTTTTGTGGGAACAACATACCCTGTATCTCTTAATAcaatttaaactgaaaattcCTTCTAGAAACAAATGTATTCATTTATATTGCTGTGATTCTTTAATGTTTCTTTTGAATAGTATGGTATGTACAAGACTTGTTATTATGTAATTTGTCCAAAATACTGAATCACAGTTTTATTCTTAACAGCAGTTTCTTTCTAACTTGCTACAGTATCTGCATTGTTctagttttcttttcttatttgtttGCTGATTGAATCAGCTTTTCCACTGTTCCAGCTGGCAAGAGCACAGCATTAACCCAAGTTCAAGCTGTGCACGAGGCAATTGCATCCCTTATTAGAGGCTAGGCTGGGTTAATGATTCCAGGGATGCGGAATCCATTTTAGCCCAGACTTGCAAAGAAATAAACACCCAGCAGGTTTTTAACTGTTTCTTGAACCAAGTTGTTTTCTATTGATATTTAGCAGTAGTTTGGTGTACAGGAGAAATTATGAACAAAGCATTTATTGATTGTAGTTGCTTTTCCTTGTCTCTTGCAGAAAACCAAGCACGAGTCAAAGAATCGAATGATTTGTCTGACACCCTTAGCCCAAGTAAGGAAAAAAGCAGCGACGACACTACAGGTAAGAGTTTAATTAAGATTTCTGTAACCTCTAATTAGTTTGAATTAAATCTAGATAACCAATAGCATTTTCTTAAAAGAATGGAGTATATTATACAGAGTTAGAGACAAGCTTAGAGCAGTGTTGTCTATTTTGTGGCTTCATAATTTGACTCTTGTAACTTGAGAAGGACATTAAATCTTCTCTCCATGTAAATGTGTATATGAGAACTGTCTGCAGTCTGCCTGCTCTCTGAaaggtgtggggtttttttttagatgCTCAAATGGATGACCAAGATCTAAATGAACCTATTGTCAAAGTAGCTCTACTAAAAGGTAAACGAATTTACTTTTGCAACTTTAGATGCATAATCTGTATATGTAATCTTTTTATCTACCTGTTTTTTatcaattattaaaaaatagttaaatAGAATGTTGTAATTCAAAGATGTTAATCATGTCATAGGGGAGAGTTAACTGTAAATATCAGTAATGACTTCTTTGGGTGATATAAAAGCACACTTTTGAGTGTTGCTATAGAAATAATCTGTGTATAAAGGTAATCTCTGTATTCACCAATGCTGTTCTAGGAATTTACACCTTACAACTTTGACTTGAGAAGTAGAGTCAGCACACATTTAAGATTATAGCAGTGGAGAGGAGGGATTCTTCCACTACTGACATTTTTCAAGCATTGTCAAATTTTACTTGCATATCTTCTCTTACTGTCAGAAATGTTTGTTAGTTTGCAGCTGATGGATTAAtcaaaacaagattttttttttttaacacagtcAAGATTGGAAATTTGTGTTATAACTGTATTTGGAATGATTGCTGAGGCTTAGCTTTGAGCTTCATTGCTATAAATGtaaaatttttattgtttttaatgcATTGAAAGCATATACTTAATTATCAAGCtaatatttacatattcatTAGCTGAATATTTATTAGTTATTACATTAGcctactgaaaataattttgttgctTTAACAATTAGACACCTGATAAGATCTGTAAAATTATGCTCCTATTGGAATCACAAGTAAAAGAATGTCAGTTCTTTGTGactcagaaaaaaaggaaaccatAACGGAACATAGGAGACCTGTAAAAGAGCTTTTCTCTGCAATTGTTTACACTCCCTAATTTTATGACAAAAAGGCTTCCAAAAATTGCACAAATTACTTCTTCTGTTTGGCAACATGTATAAAATTGAGTTTGATGTTTCCCAGTGGACAATAGTTCAGCAAAGCAGTTTAGAAGGGAGTGTTTGAGATATCTAGAAATGAGTGTTTGCTCTAATATGTGCAACTAAAAATCAGTATGTTCAGTGACTTGCTATGCTAGAAGGTAGAATTTGATAATGTTGTATGTAGTAATTATAATAGTCTTATTTTTGGTTATAAAACTGAGGCTGGCAGCaacttttctcttcctcttgaGGCTATTTATGGGCCTTCCTATTTTGCTCTCACGAAACCATTAAAAATATCTGTGCAATGAATCATTTGCCCTTTTAATTTTATGAAGAGCCTATAAACCCACagttttgtttgagttttttttcagAGACCGACTTCATGTGCCTGACTTTGCCCTAAAAAGGATCTGATTTGCCTCAGAAAGGTTTTCAAGTGGACTTGTTATGCAGCCATATAATTAAGGAAGAGTGAGAACATTTTTGATCTGGCGGCTGTTTGGAATGCAGAAATGGCCGCTGGAAAAGGCAGCGGTCTTGCAGAAATTTACAAAACAAATTAATGGAACAGGAAAATTAGGAGACTTCTGGTTGCTGTAGATTCCCCAAGCATTTTCCATCAAAATTTTTTAGTGCATTCAGGATTAGATTTAAGTTTCTACAAGTCAGAATTTGGCAAGGAGGGGTAGGGGGGAAGCTGACAGATTAGttggctttattttttcccccacaagGTAAATGACTTTATTATCCATTCATAACAGTTCCCTGCACACTTCTGTTTAAACAGGCTGTTTGTGACTACTTATTGCAAAGTTAAGGGCAGGTAAATGTTAAACAGATGGAAAGGAGCAATAAATGTCATTGGAAGACTGGTAATCTTGTTCTTACCAATGTTCCTGTGTTTTCATAGTAATTACCAGAGTGATCGATAGAATATTAGTAGGAAATGTTTTCAGCTGAGGATTTGCTGAATAGTGGTAATTTACAtaagaaattttgaaaatcagCAGTGGTCTATCAGCTCAGAAAGTTTGGGGATCATTGTTTTATGTCAgatactttattttaaatatatgataTAGCTTCCTTCATATGGATGttttgaagtttaaaaaaatatgaggGTTGTCTGACTTTATTAGAGTACCCTGAAAATTGTCTTCTGAATAATCTGAGAAATCCTGCAAAATTCTGAAGGTGAACTTTCAGAAGTGAGTCTTGAAGAAATACCAGACTGCTCATAAAGTTTCTTCCATAGGTCAGGCACATAGAGATTTTAAGGATCAGTTAAGACCACAGCCTATGTGGGCTTCTGTATTATCTCTGttatacatattaaaaaaaaaataaattaaaatggtttaaaaaaaagttttttaaactattttaaaattaccgTTAGAGCCAATGTTAAGGGAAGCCTCACTCTATTTGTGTGGAAAACAAGGTGATATTAATTGAGAACATTTCTTAAAGTATGGCTAACAAACTGATCACAGATTAAAATTTTCCATGAGGTGGAAAAAACGAATGAGGAAGAAAACATGCTGTATTagaacttttctttttcacttcattttttCTGGCACCTTGCTGTAATTAATGGTAACTCTTTAGCCTTCTCTGAGGACAGTTAGTCATGATGTGAATTTGCTTCTTAAGGGAACTGATTCTAAGCATGATGATATTTAGTAGTTTTATTATATGCAAATAGGGCAATCCTACTCACTGAAGAAGTACTTTTCAAAACTAGAATTAGCACCAAAACTATATTTGCTTTGAACTACAAGGCACTTGTAGTTCAGTTTGGGCAAGactaaaagcaaatattttcttgtgcttATATTTCTTGGCTTTCAATATAGAAGCATGTCAGGCACATGGAAATTCCCCTTTTGTGTTGATGTAGGAAAGTTTCTCTCATTTCTTTGAAGCAGTACTGTCATTTATGATGTGTGCTTTCATTGACTAGAAAACACTGCCACAATAAAAGCTCATTTAGTGTGTCTGTTGTTGGATTTGGGACACTGCTTCTTTATAAGGAGTGATTTGAGCATAATTTGTCAACTTCCTCATCCATTTCTTCTGAAAAGTCTCATTAAAGATGGCTGAAAGTCTAATTGCTCTAAATCTTTATCCATGAGAAGCTAAGAACAAAACATGTTCAGTAAAGAGAAACTTGGATTTAGAGCTAAGAAACCATAAAACAAAGTATTTGGATGAAATATATAGTCCTCTCTGTTCTTTCTGCTCTCATAATTTCATTCTGAAAAAGTCTAAAAGCACATGTGTGTTCTCAGCTCTGCTCAAACCCACCAGTTCATTACTGtgagagcaggaaaaacaaCCCCTTAGAGAGATGCAGTATGAAGACTTTAGCATGATTTGCTAAACAATTTTCTTAATTAAGAGAACAAGGAAAAAATCTATAATTAATTTATTGATAACATATACAGCCAAATATGAATGTCAAAAATTTAATGATGAGCTAAATTCtagtttctttttatttttttccttattaatgCAAAGTCTAGACAAatcaaagtaatattttttctaagCCTTTACCTTAAATCCATGTAATTTATAGTTACAGATGTTTATTGACTAGGTAACTGTgtaacccttttttttttaccctctcCCATGATACACAGCTGGAATTCTTTCACCAATTTCCTTCCTTTGCCTTTCTCACCAAACAAGCTTTATATCAAATTTTGGCCCTCTATCTATAGAGTTTATTAATGCTGTTTGTGCCTATTGAAATATCAGTTTGTGCACAGACACTGCTTAAGGAAAATCTAGTAAATGAAAGTTTGCTGGATGCTGTTCCTGGCTCTGCAGATGCCTGCAGGCTGGGGTGTTCCTGCATCTAAATTCTAGATGTGTGCCCATTAGAGGACACTGCTCTTAGTAACAAATAGTTAGTTTTCCTCTTAAATGCCTCCAAAACTTCAGCTGTAAAAGTATTTGATTTGCCTGTGACTGCAAGTCATCTCTTGTAAGCCTGAGAGGCATTTAATGTGTTTTAGCTAATACAAAACTTATGGGGAAGagcaaatgtttttatttagaGTTTAAATGTCATTACGTTTATGATCGTATTAAAGATATACCTACTATTTTAAGatatagttaaaaaaaatcaagtgcAATATTTATCTTAGTATTCACTAAGGCCACTGAATGAAATAAGGCGGTtggaattttcttctttgtcttaattttgttttaggaaatttccctaaatttttcctttccttgttgTTCCCcagagggagggggggaggCTGAGGCTGGTGATGCGGTGGGTGGGTGGCAGTAGTGAATCATGGAATAGCAGCTCTTGCCTGAGCCTGTGCACTGAGACAGGCTTAGGGCAGCTTCCTTTAAAAGAGTCGAGTTGTAAACACAGGCAGGGATTGTTTTAGGCTTTTGTTGTTCCTTGTTTTTGTCAATACAGAAGTCCTTGCCGACTtacacagtattttttaaaactctctAATTCTTCCTTGTTAATTTTTGTTCTATATTGCATGTTATGTGTAAATTAATGATTTAAAGTTTGCATATGTTTTACTACTTTAAAaagtatattaatatttttctaatatttgcCTAATCTAATTTTGAGTTTAACTTCTGAAGATTTGAGTAAAAAGTTGCCAATCATCACATAACAGTGCAAATTAAGGTGATGTACAAATTTATGAttcaaagaaaatgttctttcatCAGATGAATTGCAGGGTGCACAATCAGAGACTGAGGCTAAGCAAGAAATTCAGCAACTGCACAAGGAGCTGATTGAAGCCCAAGAGCTAGCTAGGACAAGTAAACAAAAATGCTTTGAACTTCAAGGTGAGACCCAGATCAACTTGGTTCTGTAGGGTATTCATTAAAATTGTATATATCAGGTAGTTCAAGATATGCTTTCATGGTATTGAATACATGCTTGAACTCAGTATATTTCATCCTTATTTCAGTTAGATAATGGATGTAATTTAATGTCTTCAGTGGTGACTCTTTTTTAGATCATCCTATCAGCTATGTAGCTCTATTGTATCTATTTTAAGAGCAAATAGTATAGTCCAGTTTAATTGCATATTGTTCAGTGTTCATTAGGGGTTGtatttacagctttttttttcccttcctcttaCACCAGTTTGCACACATGAAGTTTTCAGATCAGGCAACAGATTATAtcaatttcaaattaattgtAATACTACCACAATAATGGAATGATGTCTTAGTATTAACTTTTATTAAACTACTTACACAGTTTTACTACCTTTGATAACTTCCTGAAGTAATATGTTTGTTTAATCTTTTCACTTACGGAGAGATTCTGACTAAAATTAATTACGCAGGTGAAATTCATGTTGCTAACAAAAACTCTTGGGCAcattttcactttcatttgTAGCACTcttggaagaagagagaaaagcataTAGAGTGCAAGTTGAAGAATCCAACAAGCAAATAAATGCTCTGCAAggtaggattttttttaccCCACTCTTTAGGGAAACTATATAGTTTTGACTGTTTCTGTGGTATCATAGTCACTAAGAAAGGAAAGTGTTTAGTTGAATGTGTGTTTTAAATCGGATTTCTTTCACCATGTCTTTGAATGTGTTGTGGAATGTTACCCTTAAATTCCTATGGTTTTAATAGTAacttaaaaaatgcaaaagatgTAATCTGTAATAGGTACCCCTTCTTCATCTCCATTTAGTCTCTGTCAGTTCTGAATCATTCAGGGATTCTTACTGTGACTGCCTTCAGAGCACTCAGAAACTTTAGGTGTTTTTGTGCTACTCAGTCTCTCCATTTCCTTATAGGAtccttttaaagaaatttttcataCAGATTCACATCCAGCATCAGAGTATGCAATAAAGTTGCTGCAACAGAGCCTTTTTGAAGTCTGTCCCTGCATTTTTCCTGTCCATGCCTTTTTGAAAATTGATGTAATCAATCATGCTTCTTTCAGCCCAAAATGCATACAGCAGGATGTAATCCCATGATTTACATAACTTCTGAGTCACATGTTCTGTATCACATTAATTTGCATATGAGTGAGCTCATTGATCAAGAGTCTGTCAGTCTGTCCAGCTGTAAGGTCAAAAAAGTCTCTGTTACATTGTGATTTCCTTAGAGTAAGTGCTACTTTGAAAAGCTTCTCAGCCATTGGTTATTACAAAACTCAGGAGCTTCATCATTAGGGTCTTTGTCAGCATATCACTTGCTTTGGACCCAAAAATGTCTGGAAGGCAGATGAGCAGACAGGCAGGTGGACTGACAGTGCTGACTTTTTTAGGCAGTCAAAATAGCCCTAGAAAATTACTTTCTGGGCAGTAGTTTGTTGGATTATGTGATACTTGTCATACACTAGTTATACTGAAAAACTTCTGTAATAGCTCTGTTTTAGGTGACTTCATCAAAGAATCTTCAAGTTTTCTGTCATTGCTTTTGTACAAAAGAGAAGCTTAAAGTATGCTGATCTTCAGAACAAGAGCAGCAATTTGAGTGTTATCTTGCTAATAATGAGAATTCTCCGAGTAATGAatgctgtaaaaaaaattagaaaatatttgatAGTTATTTctatgcacaaaaaaaaaatattttttttttcctcctaaaaagAGAGAATGAAAGTAGAACTTGACGGAGCCAAACTTAATTGCCAGATTCCTCTTCTCAATTCaatacttttttgttttctggatcCTTCTCAAGAGAGGTCTTGCTAAtgtttcctcctctctctgttGTAGTTCAAAATGTTCTAATGTTCACTATGTGCTTTGCTGCTTCCCAAACTTTTAGGGTGTGACACATCTCACAGTTTGGGAAAAGCTGTCAGGATTCTCCCTTGGCAGCCCCTGTGAACtgcaagggaggaaaaaaaaaaaacctggcagCTTTATGAAGTAACATTTCTAGAAGTATTTTCAGGGAATCAATGTTTTAGCCCAACCAGTGTTGTTGGCTTTGTTTGtaaagagaagagaaagtgCCAGAGAGGCAGCTGAGGTTGTGTCTCTACGTGTCAGGTTCATTAAATGAACACATATGTAGAGCAAGGAAATTCAAGTAACTTGTTGctccttattttaaaaaagtgaaaaaagcaAAGCATTCAGTTCAGATGAGGTAATGGCTTACATAAATGAGAGATGTAATGGAAGTTTTCTTTCTAATTGTCCTCTGAAATTATATCAAATGCTTCAGAAACCATTCCCATATTGTTAGTAGTAACTTTCCTGTGTAAGTTATTTCCACAACTCCACCTAATTTAGAACTTGTGTGTGTCTTTGGATTTTCAGCCCAAGGCTCTGCTTGTTTTCAGGCCTGAACATATAAAGGGAAAGTTGTTCATCAACAGCATAAAAAACAGGATAAAAACCCACATTTCTTTGAAATTCTGCCAGCACTAAGAAATAGGAGTTTAGCTTGGCTTGATGAAGAAAATCGTATCAGGAAGTTATGGTTTGCATTCCTTTGCTCAGGCACCTGCTGTATTATCAAGCTGTAGCTTTTTGTGTTTTAGTGCATATTATTTTGGTAGGTTCAAGGCTTCTAAAGTAAGGATTCCTGGAAAGGGAATTGTTGATGCATCATGTGTTTTTGTATTGTCAGATTGTTCTCACCCACAGCTTCATTTGCTTTCTGTCAGTATAAGCCCATAGAAATTACTTTCAAACAAGGTCATAGTAAGCCTCATTTTGCtcatatttctttcaaaatccaTCATTCTGCAAATGTTTTTGGTATGGAACAGATATACTGTTTCATCTTACACTGAATTGCCATGAAATTAATTTACTGTTGTCTATAATAGCTCTTAGGTGTTACAGTATATAATAACTACCATAGTTTTTCCCATTAAgtctttttccttcaaaatggGGAATTGGGTCATTCATAGATTCTTTAGTGTATTTAATGAGATAAATGTCTTGCTGGAGCCTGTTTAGAGAAGGGCACAAAAAAGGTGAATTTTTCTTCATTGCACATCAACTATGTTACATCAACAAAGTTTCTAGGTTGTACCAGTGTATGAATTTGTTCTGTATTGCTGCATATGTAGCTACTGAAAAACATCAAATATAATTGTCATGGAGGTGCAAGTATCATTTGAGTAGCTCTGATGCTCAATCTGTTTACAGCAAGACTTACATTCTTCCTGTCATGTTCTGTAATGGATTGAGatgacataaataaatacaagtaACCTAGGAAGATTACTCAGCCTTAGTTATCCTCCCCATGTTTTTCACTGTCCTTGTTCTGCCCTTTGGTTCTGAAACATACAACTTTAAATCTGTAATTTTGACTCTCTACAGTATCTTTACATTAGTTTTTCAAGTGCTCTTAAGAATTCTACATTTTGTTCTCAgagtaatttttcattaattcaaTAATTGCTTTTCTCTATGTTGAAATCAACaagatacattttttaaaagtgaaatagAACAAAATCAAATTAAGCACTTTGCTCCCATCAGTGTTCTAACTGTAGCTCTCTTGTTCATTCATACTTCCCTTTCCTCTGCACTATACTTCTTTTTTAACTGTTTGCACTGGATTCTATTTGTGtatgtttttatgaaaaattgtGCTCAGAGATGTCTTCAGTAATGAAAGGGTTTTAGATGGGAATAATTTATAAGATTTGCTTCGTGGAGAAATGTCAGATAGCCTCATATGTGTGTGACTGCTATACATTTACAGTAAGCTGTAAATGATAAAGGACCTTCTAGCTTAGTATACATGGTGCAGCTGTCCCTTTCAATTTAAAATTCAtcttgtgcttttaaaaatgccttttgcaaagaaataatttctatttcctCTACTGCATGTTGAGAACAGAGTAGAAATTATTCTGTCTCAGATATTTATAGATATCACAAGTTAACTGCTGAACAGGCAAACATTTCCAATGTAGCTTCGCAAATGTTTGGCTTGTGACAGAAGctttcttgcttttcctcttGTCCCTGAAAGCCCAGTGTCCTTGTCCTCTAATACTTCTTTTGCTTACAGTGATGTTGGATCTAAGTCTTGTTTTCAGATTTTGGAAAGTTGCTTTGGTatcacacacacagcacagccttgTCTAAGAAAGCTTTGTCTAGacataatttttgtttcttttaactCTCTGTATTACATGGCCCACATACTTGCCTCTTTAAGGGTACAGCATTTGACAGGataaatgttttcttaattGCATTAGGCTTATTTAGTCCTGTTAAATATCAATGTGTTGAGAAAGGGAGGTAaggtttttaggttttttttgtagATACAGTTTGAAAATAATAACATGAATGTCTGCTTTCCAGCTCAGTTGCGAAGGTTACAAGAAGAAATTGAGAATCTTCGCAAAGAAAAGGAGAATGAAATTTCAACCACTCGAAATGAACTTGTCAGTGCTCAAAATGAGATTCTGTCACTTCAAAAAGTAGCAGAGAAAGCAGCCTCAGAACGAGACACAGATATTTCTACCTTGCAAGCTGAGCTGCAGACGGTGAGAGCAGAGCTTGAACGGTGGAGGAAAGATGCCTCAgattatgaaaaagaaattgtcaATCTGCAATCCAGTTTTCGGCTCAAATGCCAGcagtgtgaggagcagcagagggaagaggCCTCTCGCCTGAAAGGTACCTGCTTGAAAGGATGTCTCAGAGCATGCTGCTCACCGTGGTGAATGCCAGTTACTCAAATCACTGTTTGTCTGTCCTTTTTGTAGTCATttactctgtgtgtgtatacacacagatgtatgtatgtatgtgtgtgtaccAAGGCTTGTGGTGTTAACAAAGACATTTTCCATGCTTCATTAAACAGTTATTGTCAATTTTGCCTAAACTAACTTAGGTACTCTTTGATATCAGTAGACCAAGTGTAATTCCACTTAGAAAAGATAGAAAACTTTTACAGTTTAAAGGATCCATATTACCCAAAATTTTCCAGGAGTACTTCTGTGACTTCTCTATAGTTTGAACTTTAATTCTATCAAAGTGTCACTAAAGCTTATtgcttt comes from Lonchura striata isolate bLonStr1 chromosome 12, bLonStr1.mat, whole genome shotgun sequence and encodes:
- the SLMAP gene encoding sarcolemmal membrane-associated protein isoform X20 codes for the protein MDLAQLSASGSATNKSDMENQARVKESNDLSDTLSPSKEKSSDDTTDAQMDDQDLNEPIVKVALLKDELQGAQSETEAKQEIQQLHKELIEAQELARTSKQKCFELQALLEEERKAYRVQVEESNKQINALQAQLRRLQEEIENLRKEKENEISTTRNELVSAQNEILSLQKVAEKAASERDTDISTLQAELQTVRAELERWRKDASDYEKEIVNLQSSFRLKCQQCEEQQREEASRLKDELEKLKAEWIALEAECVKLRKENTSLTSELQRQEKELSSSQKQSLALTSDISVLEMSRKELENQMGSLREKHQRDAASLKTQLSEAESQAKDFQKEYERTQTVLSELKAKYEVAEQQNQSLTEELKQCKENLKLLQEKGNNRQWPWMPVMAALVAVTAVVLYPGLTRASP
- the SLMAP gene encoding sarcolemmal membrane-associated protein isoform X21, whose protein sequence is MDDQDLNEPIVKVALLKDELQGAQSETEAKQEIQQLHKELIEAQELARTSKQKCFELQALLEEERKAYRVQVEESNKQINALQAQLRRLQEEIENLRKEKENEISTTRNELVSAQNEILSLQKVAEKAASERDTDISTLQAELQTVRAELERWRKDASDYEKEIVNLQSSFRLKCQQCEEQQREEASRLKDELEKLKAEWIALEAECVKLRKENTSLTSELQRQEKELSSSQKQSLALTSDISVLEMSRKELENQMGSLREKHQRDAASLKTQLSEAESQAKDFQKEYERTQTVLSELKAKYEVAEQQNQSLTEELKQCKENLKLLQEKGNNRQWPWMPVMAALVAVTAVVLYPGLTRASP